AGTTTTGTCATGGAAACACACTGAGGTTGTTCTATTTTATTGAAACCAGTAAGACAGTGACGCtgacaaacataaaataaactTTCATGTTgaaggaacgaaaaaaataaataaataaatgaagttagGCCGAGAAATATGGGccaagagaaaacgagaaaacaaataaCTTCTGGTACAGTGTGTCACTCAAATCTACCGATATAAATTGTTACTAGGAATCCACCTATCCTCCCTCCAGGCTCCATGACGATTGTGCCAGCCTGCCGCGCCCTCTTCTCATCACAGAGGTGCTGCGCTTTATGACTTAGTGCTGCGCTTGACCATGCGGTCCTTGCGGCCCCTCACAGCCAGCACGAAGCTCTCAATGCCGCATGTGTTTGTGCCGCGTTGGATCTTGAAGAAGCCGTTCTCACCCCAGGTGGTGCCCCAGGAGTTGGCCACCACCTAGCCGAGGCAGCGAAGGAACACGTGGTGGGAGGAAAGagtaataacaattattatattaataaaGAACATGAgacaataagggaagctgcaagaaaccaagAGACAtacacttggcagtccctgtgcGAGGCATACCtccttatttccacctatcatccccatccataaatttgttccATCTTCTTTGAAAGCTCCGCAATGATTCAGCACTAATAATCTGAATACTGAGTCCATACTGTTCATCTACGTCTCTATTTGTGTTTGCAAATCGTGCATGCCAAGTGAGCTTACCCACATATTTAAATCTAGAACCGTCATTTGGTCGCCAGTGCCCCCAGAGGCAGTACTCACCCAGTACTTGACAGGAGAATACGAGGTGGAGTTGTCCACGCCCCAGCCCACGATCCTGACGGAGTGCATCGCTGTGATGTCCTGAGCGTCAGTCTGAGGGCAGTTGTACACGCCGCTCTTGTACAGGAAAAAGTCACGATGCACCGTCATCAGCGCTGCCGGGAGGAAGTCGACAGgataggtattattattattattattatcattattattattattattattattattattattatcattattattattattattattattgttgttgttattattattattattattaatattatcatcatcatcatcatcatcaccatcagtaataactagtggtaatagtagtgaagtgctatttttttttttttttctaattaaccTTGTGTTTCCGTAATAATGAATGTCGATTGAATGGGGTATGATATACGAGGTGCTTCCAAAGGAGAGACCTGATTTGAAATCGTTTTATCCCTGCAACCACAAACAGTGTATAAATAAAACTCCTCGTATTTAAAAAAGCGGGAACAAAGATTCAAGTAAGAGATATACCCATGGTCGGTTCAGACTTGCACAGATACAACAATTTCAAATCGGGTACATCTTTTTGTAACGCCCTGTATTTTCATGTTCTCTCCTAGAATGATAATTATCAACATACTGATTTATTGAGTATTTAGATGGTAAAGCAGTTCATTGCTGTatctatcaaacacacacacacacacaccctgcacGGGGCCCTCGGTCAAGATCTCCCACTGGATGTTGTCCACCTTGCTGGAAATGCGGTAGGCTGGCTCAGTCTTGTACTTCTGCGGGAAACACAACAACACGGGGTCAGCAGGAAACACGTGCCCTTGCCTTGCCCACGCGCGGGACACAACATGCCCTTGTTACCTCAGCTTCATGTCAGTTTCCTACAGTTCTGTAATgcactcgtgtatatagaataAGAATTCTGATATGAAAGTCTTGCTatatgacaagagagagagagagagagagagagagagagagagagagagagagagagagagagagagagagagggagggagagagtgtttgtgtgtgtgtgtgtgtgtgtgtgtgtgtgtgtgtgtgtgtgtgtgtgtggatgggtgggttaGTGTGAGTGTGTAATTGCGGCTCACCTTGCAATGTTTGGATTCCAAGGTACAGGGAGGCACGCTTCCGGAGCGGCCGCTCGTGTATGGGTAGCACGTCTCCTCCATCACCCTGTGAACACCACGCCAAAGCTTCTAATTAACTCTTCCAGGTgacagcagcatcaccaccaacagcaataacaacaactggACAAGAAGCAAAGCAAGAAAActtaacagaaggaaaataagttttatttttcaccCATTGTAATCTTAAGTTCTTGGATTTCCAGTAACTTTCCCGACAAAGCCTACAGAGTGCGTAAGATTGCGTGGAAAACTAAACAGTGACCGATGGAGTGTGGTGCGTTACTCGATTTCTTACAATAACCAAATCATTACTACGATGCATCAAGTCCGTACGTGTGTCATTAACTTTACTGTACTGCttaacaacatttttttctgaatcaCCTCCAGATGCTTAGACTTATTATTTTAGATTTACTTTTGTAGTCACTTCTCATAAGCAACCTCTGTAGCCTAGCAAAGACTGAATTAGCCTTATATTCTCTTGTTCTGAATATTAACAAAGGACAGTCTTAGCAATGAAAGGGTCAATGGAGCTGACAGCGGTGTATAAAATGACCCAAAACTTACCCTTGCTTCTTTAAGGACCCCCAGGCATTCTCCACGTATCCTCCCTTGCAGTCCACCCTCGGGAATACGCAGCTCAGGAGTTCTTGCACCGATAATGTAATAGAAGACTGGCCGGAGAGAATCATTTCCCTGCAGcaccaaagagagagacattacTTATCCCCGCTGCGCCTCACAGGaccctattctgaaacacctacgcgccgcacctccactacttttaagaGGCTCTAACTGAAGTTACAcagatatttaagggtgtttttgtaatTCTAGTGACAAGTTAacaatatttctttattaacaggagaaatacatTTGAGAACCCGGCCTTTGAAAGTGATTCTTgtgaaagcaaagcgtttcagaataccggCCATTGTGTTCAGGGCATTAAGTGTAGTGACATGTAGCTGAGATAATGCTagccattattgttgttatttgtgcCATGTCGAGGCTACGAGTCTGAAATGAGTTTTCACTATGTAAttgttctctttgtgtgtgtgtgtgtgtgtgtgtgtgtgtgtgtgtgtgtgtgtgtgtgtggatggatgggcaGATGTATGGATGGGTGTTTTCGTAGCTATATGTGGTTCATCTAAGTCTCAATCATAAcagtcccctccccccacccaccagcaattTTCAGGGTTGTCAATTTGATGTTTAGGTTATTCTTATTAAcattaatatcattatcataataataataataataataataataataataataataataataataattattattattattattattattattattattattattattattattattattattattattattgttattattattattattatttttattattattattattattattattattatcattatcattattattattattatcatcataaagtagtagtagtagtagtagtagtaggtgcgTCATCAGTTTACAAGCGCACACACTTTCACCTGTCCTGTGCGACATCCAGTGAGGAGAAGGCCCAGGAAGTGCCACACCAGCCTTGGTCCCGCACCCCGCTAATCAGTCCCTCCCACTCCGGCTTGTATCGTGCGTCAAACTCCATAGGGATGCGGTGAAGGACAGGGCGCAGCAGGCTGGGTTTCATGTTGTACGTCTGAAGCACGGAGTGGAGGCCAGGAATGAGAAGCAAGTCCCACTAACTACTAGAGTGAGATTTTGACTCCAAGGTTAGCTTTACTGGTGCAACCGCGCTTACCATTGTCTGAGGGAGGAAGGTGCCGGTCCTCAGTGCCAACCCCTCCTTGAGCTTCCTGCCCCAGAACATAGAATAGTTGGCGGACGTCCAGCCGTGACGGA
The Scylla paramamosain isolate STU-SP2022 chromosome 3, ASM3559412v1, whole genome shotgun sequence genome window above contains:
- the LOC135090951 gene encoding uncharacterized peptidase C1-like protein F26E4.3, encoding MCLINWRLVPEASLVARCRMYGMAMAGMAVLLLVVVVAEVGADPFIPPKKDYCRNRLPSPCCRDGRDDDCTVPIDDDSVCYCDDFCLEENEDNGEKNSLDDCCPDFREVCLGQIPDTYFSGREEGSVCIHNGKVLAAGQHTFNCNECLCKDGRLTCEEDQCLVDEVLIRSVQQNSLRHGWTSANYSMFWGRKLKEGLALRTGTFLPQTMTYNMKPSLLRPVLHRIPMEFDARYKPEWEGLISGVRDQGWCGTSWAFSSLDVAQDREMILSGQSSITLSVQELLSCVFPRVDCKGGYVENAWGSLKKQGVMEETCYPYTSGRSGSVPPCTLESKHCKKYKTEPAYRISSKVDNIQWEILTEGPVQALMTVHRDFFLYKSGVYNCPQTDAQDITAMHSVRIVGWGVDNSTSYSPVKYWVVANSWGTTWGENGFFKIQRGTNTCGIESFVLAVRGRKDRMVKRSTKS